A section of the Myxococcus virescens genome encodes:
- the infC gene encoding translation initiation factor IF-3 produces MIREQRSSRGGSRDQRTNRRIRAREVRVVGSDGSQLGVMPLEAALDRARTEGLDLVEISPMASPPVCKIMDYGKFKYEEKKKASEAKRAQVTVLLKEVKLRPKTEEHDYEFKVRNTRRFIEDGNKAKVVIQFRGREITHKEQGTAILDDVAKDLKDVAVVEQMPRMEGRLMFMILAPTPKVAQKARELVRQAATAAKRTPPPGAPGAGKPAGASSGAGEKAEEADEEKKEAQAAPAAAEAQIPTAS; encoded by the coding sequence ATCATTCGCGAACAGAGAAGCAGCCGCGGCGGGAGCCGCGACCAGAGAACCAATCGTCGCATCCGTGCCCGTGAGGTCCGCGTCGTCGGGTCTGACGGTAGCCAGCTCGGGGTCATGCCTCTCGAGGCGGCCCTGGACCGTGCCCGGACCGAGGGGCTGGACCTCGTTGAAATCAGCCCCATGGCCAGTCCTCCGGTCTGCAAGATCATGGACTACGGCAAGTTCAAGTACGAGGAGAAGAAGAAGGCCTCGGAAGCGAAGCGTGCCCAGGTCACGGTCCTGCTCAAGGAAGTGAAGCTCCGTCCGAAGACGGAAGAGCACGACTACGAGTTCAAGGTCCGAAATACCCGCCGGTTCATCGAGGACGGGAACAAGGCGAAGGTCGTCATCCAGTTCCGTGGGCGTGAAATCACGCACAAGGAGCAGGGCACGGCCATCCTCGACGACGTGGCCAAGGACCTGAAGGACGTGGCCGTCGTGGAGCAGATGCCCCGGATGGAAGGGCGTCTGATGTTCATGATCCTCGCGCCCACGCCGAAGGTGGCGCAGAAGGCCCGCGAGCTGGTTCGTCAGGCCGCCACCGCCGCCAAGCGGACGCCTCCTCCGGGAGCCCCGGGTGCGGGCAAGCCGGCGGGCGCCAGCAGTGGCGCTGGGGAGAAGGCGGAGGAAGCGGACGAGGAGAAGAAGGAAGCGCAGGCCGCGCCGGCAGCAGCCGAGGCGCAGATCCCGACGGCGTCCTGA
- a CDS encoding low molecular weight phosphatase family protein yields the protein MNKVIFACVRNAGRSLMAEAFFNVMVDPQKARAVSAGTQPGDKVHPEVLAAMRDIGIDLQDVKPRLLTDDLTRDAQWLITLGCGEACPQVPGLQREDWPLEDPQDKSDVLVHRIRDELAARVAGLLEREGWMRAG from the coding sequence ATGAACAAGGTCATCTTCGCCTGTGTACGCAACGCTGGCCGCTCGCTGATGGCGGAGGCGTTCTTCAATGTGATGGTAGACCCCCAGAAGGCGCGCGCCGTCTCCGCGGGGACGCAGCCTGGCGACAAGGTGCATCCCGAAGTGCTCGCGGCCATGCGGGACATCGGCATCGACCTGCAGGACGTGAAGCCCCGCCTGCTCACGGACGACCTGACCCGGGACGCGCAATGGCTCATCACCCTGGGATGTGGCGAGGCCTGTCCCCAGGTGCCGGGGCTCCAGCGCGAGGACTGGCCGCTGGAAGACCCCCAGGACAAGTCGGACGTCCTGGTCCACCGCATCCGCGACGAGCTGGCCGCCCGCGTGGCCGGACTGCTGGAGCGCGAAGGGTGGATGCGCGCCGGCTAG
- a CDS encoding DUF2135 domain-containing protein, whose protein sequence is MLPVLLAVLLAQTPASNPRQQGVPIGKGKTLPVVTLSAPSGGWTVDRMMLIEGTVSDTTIDPVVVSINGDRYLMRTYRGRFSRKFPAASGKNVVTVMATNQAGTARTQATSYAQIPPVPFKVVLTSDTDGVYTDLHLYEPTDASAKDGTLDVRKMAHVYWADTASPSGGTFFLNSQGGDFDQPAYGPYLYIHRSPPKGVYLVATNYWPSGDKAHTVATLNLSLFEGTPNEIRRMVRIPLATPGTTRVLAWVNMLGDGQAEVFVPSQDPRPKHAAWPKNLDEALKALQSNGDGGGEGEY, encoded by the coding sequence ATGCTGCCTGTCCTCCTCGCCGTGCTGCTGGCGCAGACGCCCGCATCCAATCCCCGTCAACAGGGCGTGCCCATTGGCAAGGGCAAGACGCTCCCTGTCGTCACCCTGTCCGCGCCGTCGGGTGGATGGACGGTGGACCGGATGATGCTCATCGAGGGCACCGTCAGCGACACCACCATTGACCCGGTGGTGGTGTCCATCAACGGCGACCGCTACCTGATGCGCACGTACCGCGGGCGCTTCAGCCGCAAGTTCCCCGCCGCCAGCGGCAAGAACGTCGTCACGGTGATGGCCACCAACCAGGCTGGCACCGCGCGCACGCAGGCCACCAGCTACGCGCAGATTCCGCCGGTGCCCTTCAAGGTGGTGCTCACCAGCGACACCGACGGCGTCTACACCGACCTGCACCTGTACGAGCCCACCGACGCCAGCGCCAAGGACGGCACCCTGGACGTGCGGAAGATGGCGCACGTGTACTGGGCCGACACCGCGAGCCCCTCCGGTGGCACCTTCTTCCTCAACTCGCAGGGCGGTGACTTCGACCAGCCCGCGTATGGCCCGTACCTCTACATCCACCGCTCGCCGCCCAAGGGCGTGTATCTGGTGGCCACCAACTACTGGCCCAGCGGTGACAAGGCCCACACCGTGGCCACGCTGAACCTGTCGCTCTTCGAAGGCACGCCGAACGAGATTCGCCGCATGGTGCGCATCCCCCTGGCCACGCCGGGCACCACCCGCGTGCTGGCCTGGGTGAACATGCTCGGGGATGGGCAGGCCGAGGTGTTCGTGCCCTCGCAGGACCCGCGTCCGAAGCACGCCGCGTGGCCGAAGAACCTGGATGAAGCCCTCAAGGCGCTCCAGTCCAATGGGGATGGCGGCGGCGAAGGCGAGTACTGA
- a CDS encoding DUF1175 family protein, with amino-acid sequence MRRVLPVLLLLHAPAPLANGTVGVRPLVSAPSASGAKPHDAEAPTAPETRDVLLRRWVARVALAQVRKQDAAWHPDQRDCAGLIRFAFRSAYKQVAAERLSTPLWRDGRGRPSDFADAEVLLQHSFQFLGRDDATRESLRTGDLLAFRQEQDAGPIFHLMLVVRPEDRAHAPARVVYHPGEKGAAVRTGVLHHLATEAPLEWRPVPQNASFLGFFRFKEWMS; translated from the coding sequence ATGCGCCGCGTCCTTCCCGTGCTCCTGCTGCTCCATGCGCCCGCGCCTCTGGCGAACGGAACGGTCGGGGTGCGGCCGCTCGTGTCGGCGCCGTCGGCATCGGGCGCGAAGCCGCACGACGCGGAGGCACCCACGGCGCCCGAGACGCGCGACGTGCTGCTCCGCCGGTGGGTGGCGCGCGTGGCGCTGGCCCAGGTCCGCAAGCAGGACGCCGCGTGGCATCCGGACCAGCGTGACTGCGCGGGCCTCATCCGCTTCGCCTTCCGTTCCGCGTACAAGCAGGTCGCCGCGGAGCGCCTGTCCACGCCGCTGTGGCGTGACGGCCGGGGCCGCCCGTCCGACTTCGCGGACGCGGAGGTGCTGCTCCAGCACAGCTTCCAGTTCCTGGGCCGCGACGACGCCACCCGCGAGTCGCTGCGCACCGGCGACCTGCTCGCCTTTCGCCAGGAGCAGGACGCGGGCCCCATCTTCCATCTGATGCTGGTGGTGCGCCCGGAGGACCGGGCCCATGCGCCCGCGCGCGTCGTCTACCACCCGGGGGAGAAGGGCGCCGCGGTGCGCACCGGCGTCCTCCACCACCTGGCCACCGAGGCGCCGCTGGAGTGGCGCCCGGTGCCGCAGAACGCTTCCTTCCTCGGCTTCTTCCGTTTCAAGGAGTGGATGTCATGA
- a CDS encoding DUF938 domain-containing protein has product MKRHAPATERNREPLLAVLREVLPASGRVLEVASGTGQHAAWFARALPHLLWQPTDVDAESLESIEAWRTEEGPPNLLPPRRLDASAESWPETAADVILNVNMIHIAPWTACQGLMRGAGRVLPPGGLLVLYGPYFVEGRETAPSNLEFDASLRARNPTWGVRSLEAVTAEAALHGLERERVVDMPSNNLTVVFRKPRPPVSPH; this is encoded by the coding sequence ATGAAGCGTCACGCCCCGGCCACGGAACGCAATCGCGAGCCCCTGCTCGCTGTCCTCCGCGAAGTCCTTCCCGCCTCCGGCAGGGTGCTGGAGGTGGCCAGCGGCACCGGCCAACACGCGGCGTGGTTCGCCCGAGCGCTCCCCCACCTCCTCTGGCAGCCCACCGACGTGGACGCGGAGTCGCTGGAGAGCATCGAGGCGTGGCGCACCGAGGAAGGCCCGCCCAACCTGCTACCGCCGCGCCGGCTCGACGCGAGCGCGGAGTCCTGGCCGGAGACGGCCGCGGACGTCATCCTCAACGTGAACATGATTCACATCGCCCCCTGGACGGCCTGCCAGGGCTTGATGCGGGGCGCGGGCCGGGTGCTGCCTCCCGGCGGTCTGCTCGTCCTGTATGGCCCCTACTTCGTCGAGGGCCGCGAGACGGCCCCCAGCAACCTGGAGTTCGACGCCTCCCTCCGCGCCAGGAACCCGACGTGGGGCGTGAGGTCGCTGGAGGCCGTCACCGCCGAGGCCGCCCTGCATGGCCTGGAGCGTGAGCGCGTGGTGGACATGCCCAGCAACAACCTCACCGTGGTCTTCCGCAAACCCCGGCCTCCGGTGTCCCCGCACTGA
- a CDS encoding TonB family protein codes for MPDAPAKARAPENALFASAFRDHETEARSRQRTLMLVLAVIGLHAAALIGADSFWHGTPRRLEGETTRGEVLVLRLTALPPSAPEGDVTGPAPAPLRPRTARRPRPSRAPSPPRPAAAPRASELAEPLSVGRPAGIPAHDRDSLAGRAAAGITQRALGPGFPGLLVEPPPATAPDNREDMARRYFEQMFRDRFEDVPYPHEARMAGIEGSLVLRISVGVQGQLVALGVLGPCPHPLLCEAAQEAVRHAAPFPPPPPALGDRVTVELPFNYHLE; via the coding sequence ATGCCGGACGCACCAGCGAAGGCCCGCGCGCCTGAGAATGCTCTGTTCGCCTCGGCCTTCCGTGACCACGAGACAGAGGCCCGGAGCCGTCAACGCACGCTGATGCTGGTCCTGGCCGTCATCGGTCTGCACGCCGCGGCGCTCATCGGCGCGGACTCTTTCTGGCACGGCACGCCGCGACGGCTCGAAGGCGAAACCACCCGGGGAGAAGTCCTCGTGCTCCGCCTGACCGCCCTGCCACCTTCGGCCCCGGAGGGGGACGTCACCGGGCCAGCCCCCGCGCCCCTTCGGCCCCGGACCGCGCGCAGGCCTCGCCCCTCGCGCGCCCCCTCACCGCCGCGCCCCGCCGCGGCACCACGCGCCTCCGAGCTCGCGGAGCCGCTGTCCGTCGGGCGCCCCGCCGGCATCCCAGCCCATGACCGTGACAGCCTGGCGGGCCGCGCCGCGGCGGGCATCACCCAGCGCGCCCTGGGGCCCGGCTTCCCGGGGTTGCTCGTGGAGCCGCCGCCCGCCACGGCCCCCGACAACCGCGAGGACATGGCCCGGCGCTACTTCGAACAGATGTTCCGCGACCGCTTCGAGGACGTTCCCTATCCCCATGAGGCGCGGATGGCGGGCATCGAAGGGTCCTTGGTGCTGCGCATCTCCGTGGGCGTGCAGGGCCAGTTGGTGGCCCTGGGGGTGCTGGGCCCCTGCCCCCACCCCCTCCTGTGCGAAGCCGCGCAGGAGGCGGTGCGGCATGCCGCGCCCTTTCCACCGCCACCGCCGGCGCTCGGCGACCGGGTCACTGTCGAGCTGCCCTTCAACTACCACCTGGAATGA
- a CDS encoding MG2 domain-containing protein yields the protein MTCLIRLAALSALLLSGVALAKPLYITVPRSYGTQEPVAVDVAFEDKGPVELRVLKPENLDAFIRAQGDLRRAYQTPPTLKNPGRALSRGFNAVRTPGMFLLDTLNPAFRDEVGEVLPRAPQASGSGEPLAKVAEGPERLVGVPPGFTVTRSQWLNLDLGGAERDFNVPGFNASGPSGFQERRVTLAPLPAGTYVLQLVQGRVEGQVVLVVSDLTVQLKQTDGQVLVRVAGRDQKPREGAEVQVYLPKGKGPVGKTNAKGEVTLEVSEPRVIATATAGGDTAIVDTDFYSALAVAPDVFIYSDRPIYKPGHEVKFRGVVRQPDTFLARLFTPKKRQVQVKLVSQEGRALTTRASVDEFGAFHGTLKVPEDLGTGVLRVEAEVDGHPHQGEARVQDYVKPTFYLEMEPASETVVPGQTLRAKVRARRYAGGTPDATKYEVFLYRSLLDAPAWVDDAGKGGQGSDVTYGSASTTEGKLSVPERLYSSVEARGAYEDPWSSASAFDANGEAEIEVAVPALAAGEERLPYRYSLTVRARDDQETFANATSAFFLSKVEVLGLARYSDAVVPKSGDATLAVRATTLSGKPYGVTQGEVEFVLRKADGAEKSLGKRSFSTAADGTHREKVPTSDVGTVLARVVVKDKNGETWQGEESLLVIGGADEPVARVPNLTLASLSGTLAPGDTAKLVALMPDSWGSGGRDAGPVWVTLSGASLYDTQVVELTGRTLVHSFNVEKRFGSAVYASVAYPTATGRWEERTVAFRVIPRERTLTVELQPRRAEATPLTEQSIDVRVVDHEGRGVVAQLSVGVVDKAVYAIQSEFRPKVLDFFYPPARNNVSNFFSSEFQGYGYGEALARKMAGLPDHAFASIKPPSRQTKDLERDTAHWDPAVVTDRDGRATVRFTLPSNQTLWVVTAVAADTSGRFGEGTSEFATRGGLNLYAALPQFLREGDEAVASVRLSAGEKSPASQLLDVKLASLGALKADQFEHKVELAKGGEQVVPLTLKAASTGAAQLAVNVAGGKDSLRDLKRFDVGPAAVEDVVKVSAWGGGALEVPAPQEATLARVELVLQPSIVDAALSNVRELLTYPYGCLEQLVSTTVPNVAVYQVLQKAGALAKLDTDTQALLAEARSRSVQGTARILDMSVKGGGFTWFGGYETPSLPQTLIALDGLAYAAEAGLVDRADPRLVESARWLEAQEGLPPEYDATRAYVLARLEGSKQAARVRALVQGAEGGDLYPLALAVLAAEKAGVIKEPALQTQINALVARSAQGYATLAALAPGQSLEQSEAFFRFPLRRVGMTAIAAHAASFGTLDITRARRRILELLSEPDLSTFDRSTTLLHSLWLLERDAKAMQGMKAPEVKGVKTPVKFAPRGLGLVAVLAPGTRTVDVGGFDGVATLRATTRTPLSAVQPKAEGMSIQRAYYVLREGGKVRLGAGDTVSQGEEVYVELTLDARGDNRVRSAYYVVEDAVPAGFVPLQEDKAFRGPPHSLPLVPEALKRRVLNPERATFFFEEPAWWSDSPRTVGYVLRAQFAGTFSAPPAHIEDMYAASIHGRTAADSLKVVPSKKHLGDL from the coding sequence ATGACGTGCCTCATCCGACTGGCGGCTCTGTCCGCGCTCCTGCTGTCAGGCGTGGCCCTGGCCAAGCCGCTCTACATCACCGTCCCGCGCTCCTATGGCACCCAGGAGCCGGTGGCGGTGGACGTCGCCTTCGAGGACAAGGGCCCCGTCGAGCTGCGCGTCCTCAAGCCGGAGAACCTGGACGCCTTCATCCGCGCCCAGGGAGATTTGCGTCGCGCGTACCAGACGCCGCCCACGCTGAAGAACCCGGGCCGCGCGCTCAGCCGTGGCTTCAACGCGGTCCGCACGCCGGGCATGTTCCTGCTCGACACGCTCAACCCCGCCTTCCGCGACGAGGTGGGAGAGGTGCTTCCCCGCGCGCCGCAAGCGTCGGGCTCCGGCGAGCCGCTGGCGAAGGTGGCCGAGGGACCGGAGCGCCTGGTGGGCGTGCCGCCCGGCTTCACGGTGACGCGCAGCCAGTGGCTGAACCTGGACCTGGGCGGCGCCGAGCGGGACTTCAACGTCCCCGGCTTCAACGCCAGTGGCCCCAGCGGCTTCCAGGAGCGCCGCGTCACGCTGGCGCCGCTGCCCGCGGGCACCTACGTGCTCCAGTTGGTGCAGGGCCGCGTGGAGGGACAGGTGGTGCTGGTCGTCAGTGACTTGACGGTGCAGCTCAAGCAGACGGATGGCCAGGTGCTGGTGCGCGTGGCGGGCCGCGACCAGAAGCCGCGCGAGGGCGCCGAGGTGCAGGTGTACCTGCCCAAGGGCAAGGGCCCCGTGGGGAAGACGAACGCGAAGGGCGAGGTGACGCTGGAGGTGTCGGAGCCGCGCGTCATCGCCACGGCGACGGCGGGCGGGGACACGGCCATCGTCGACACGGACTTCTACTCCGCGCTGGCGGTGGCGCCGGACGTGTTCATCTACAGCGACCGGCCCATCTACAAGCCGGGCCACGAGGTGAAGTTCCGCGGCGTGGTGCGCCAGCCGGACACCTTCCTGGCGCGCCTCTTCACGCCGAAGAAGCGCCAGGTGCAGGTGAAGCTCGTCTCGCAGGAGGGCCGCGCGCTCACCACGCGCGCCTCGGTGGACGAGTTCGGCGCCTTCCACGGCACGCTGAAGGTGCCGGAGGACCTGGGCACCGGCGTGCTGCGCGTGGAGGCGGAGGTGGACGGGCACCCGCACCAGGGCGAGGCCCGCGTGCAGGACTACGTGAAGCCGACGTTCTACCTGGAGATGGAGCCCGCGTCGGAGACGGTTGTGCCCGGCCAGACGCTGCGCGCGAAGGTGCGTGCCCGCCGCTATGCCGGTGGCACGCCCGACGCCACGAAGTACGAGGTGTTCCTCTACCGCAGCCTGCTGGACGCGCCCGCCTGGGTGGATGACGCGGGCAAGGGCGGTCAGGGCAGCGACGTGACGTACGGCAGCGCCTCCACCACGGAGGGCAAGCTGAGCGTGCCGGAGCGGCTGTACTCCTCCGTGGAGGCGCGCGGCGCGTATGAGGACCCGTGGTCCAGCGCCAGCGCCTTCGACGCCAACGGCGAGGCTGAAATCGAGGTGGCCGTGCCGGCGCTGGCCGCGGGCGAGGAGCGGCTGCCGTACCGGTACTCGCTCACCGTGCGCGCGCGCGATGACCAGGAGACCTTCGCCAACGCCACGTCCGCCTTCTTCCTGTCGAAGGTGGAGGTGCTGGGCCTGGCGCGCTACTCCGACGCGGTGGTGCCCAAGAGCGGCGACGCGACGCTGGCGGTGCGCGCCACCACGCTGTCGGGCAAGCCCTACGGCGTGACGCAGGGCGAGGTGGAGTTCGTGCTGCGCAAGGCGGATGGCGCGGAGAAGAGCCTGGGCAAGCGCTCCTTCTCCACGGCGGCGGATGGCACGCACCGCGAGAAGGTCCCCACCTCGGACGTGGGCACCGTGCTGGCGCGCGTGGTGGTGAAGGACAAGAACGGTGAGACGTGGCAAGGCGAGGAGTCGCTGCTCGTCATCGGCGGCGCGGACGAGCCGGTGGCGCGCGTGCCCAACCTGACGCTGGCCTCGCTGTCCGGGACGCTGGCGCCGGGAGACACCGCGAAGCTGGTGGCGCTGATGCCGGACAGCTGGGGCTCGGGTGGCCGTGACGCGGGCCCGGTGTGGGTGACGCTGTCGGGCGCCTCGCTCTACGACACGCAGGTGGTGGAGCTGACGGGCCGCACGCTGGTGCACAGCTTCAACGTGGAGAAGCGCTTCGGCAGCGCGGTGTACGCGTCCGTCGCGTACCCCACGGCCACGGGCCGCTGGGAGGAGCGCACGGTGGCCTTCCGGGTGATTCCGCGCGAGCGCACCCTCACGGTGGAGCTGCAGCCCCGCCGCGCGGAGGCCACGCCGCTCACCGAGCAGAGCATCGACGTGCGCGTGGTGGACCACGAGGGCCGCGGCGTGGTGGCGCAGCTGTCCGTGGGCGTGGTGGACAAGGCCGTCTACGCCATCCAGAGCGAGTTCCGGCCCAAGGTGCTGGACTTCTTCTACCCGCCGGCGCGCAACAACGTGTCCAACTTCTTCTCGTCGGAGTTCCAGGGCTACGGCTACGGCGAGGCGCTGGCGCGGAAGATGGCGGGGCTGCCGGACCACGCCTTCGCCTCCATCAAGCCGCCCAGCCGCCAGACGAAGGACCTGGAGCGCGACACCGCGCACTGGGACCCTGCGGTGGTGACGGACCGGGATGGCCGCGCCACGGTGCGCTTCACGCTGCCCTCCAACCAGACGCTGTGGGTGGTGACAGCCGTGGCGGCGGACACCTCCGGCCGCTTCGGCGAGGGCACCTCCGAGTTCGCCACGCGCGGTGGCCTCAACCTCTACGCCGCGCTGCCGCAGTTCCTCCGTGAAGGCGACGAGGCGGTCGCCTCGGTGCGCCTGTCGGCGGGGGAGAAGTCGCCGGCCAGCCAGCTGCTGGACGTGAAGCTGGCGTCGCTGGGCGCGCTGAAGGCGGACCAGTTCGAGCACAAGGTGGAGCTGGCGAAGGGCGGTGAGCAGGTGGTGCCGCTGACGCTGAAGGCCGCGTCCACGGGCGCCGCGCAGCTCGCCGTGAATGTGGCGGGCGGCAAGGACTCGCTGAGGGACCTCAAGCGCTTCGACGTGGGTCCGGCGGCGGTGGAGGACGTGGTGAAGGTGAGCGCCTGGGGCGGCGGCGCGCTGGAGGTGCCAGCGCCTCAGGAGGCGACGCTGGCGCGCGTGGAGCTGGTGCTCCAGCCGTCCATCGTGGACGCGGCGCTGTCCAACGTGCGCGAGCTGCTCACGTACCCCTACGGCTGCCTGGAGCAGCTGGTGTCCACCACCGTGCCCAACGTGGCGGTGTATCAGGTGCTCCAGAAGGCGGGCGCGCTGGCGAAGCTGGACACGGACACGCAGGCGCTGCTGGCGGAGGCGCGCAGCCGCTCCGTGCAGGGCACCGCGCGCATCCTCGACATGTCGGTGAAGGGGGGCGGCTTCACCTGGTTCGGTGGCTATGAGACGCCGAGCCTGCCGCAGACGCTCATCGCGCTGGATGGTCTGGCCTACGCGGCCGAGGCGGGGCTGGTGGACCGCGCCGACCCGCGCCTGGTGGAGAGCGCCCGCTGGCTGGAGGCGCAGGAGGGCCTGCCGCCCGAGTACGACGCCACGCGCGCCTACGTGCTGGCGCGGCTGGAGGGCTCCAAGCAGGCCGCGCGCGTGCGGGCGCTGGTGCAGGGCGCGGAGGGCGGGGACCTGTACCCGCTGGCCCTGGCGGTGCTGGCCGCGGAGAAGGCCGGCGTCATCAAGGAGCCCGCGCTCCAGACTCAAATCAACGCGCTGGTCGCGCGCAGCGCGCAAGGCTACGCCACGCTGGCCGCCCTTGCGCCGGGCCAGTCCCTGGAGCAGTCGGAGGCCTTCTTCCGCTTCCCGCTGCGGCGCGTGGGCATGACGGCCATCGCCGCGCATGCGGCCTCGTTCGGCACGTTGGACATCACCCGCGCGCGCCGCCGCATCCTGGAGCTGCTGTCCGAGCCTGACCTGTCCACCTTCGACCGGAGCACCACGCTGCTGCACTCGCTGTGGCTGCTGGAGCGCGACGCGAAGGCGATGCAGGGCATGAAGGCGCCCGAGGTGAAGGGCGTGAAGACGCCGGTGAAGTTCGCCCCGCGCGGCCTGGGCCTGGTGGCGGTGCTGGCGCCGGGCACGCGCACCGTGGACGTGGGCGGCTTCGACGGCGTGGCCACGCTGCGCGCCACCACGCGCACGCCGCTGTCCGCCGTGCAGCCGAAGGCGGAGGGCATGTCCATCCAGCGCGCCTACTACGTGCTGCGCGAGGGCGGGAAGGTGCGGCTGGGCGCGGGCGACACCGTGTCCCAGGGTGAGGAGGTCTACGTGGAGCTGACGCTGGACGCGCGCGGCGACAACCGCGTGCGCTCGGCGTACTACGTGGTGGAGGACGCGGTGCCCGCGGGCTTCGTGCCGCTCCAGGAGGACAAGGCCTTCCGGGGGCCGCCGCACTCGCTGCCGCTGGTGCCCGAGGCGCTCAAGCGCCGCGTGCTCAACCCGGAGCGGGCGACGTTCTTCTTCGAGGAGCCGGCCTGGTGGAGCGACAGCCCGCGCACCGTGGGCTACGTGCTGCGCGCGCAGTTCGCCGGCACCTTCTCCGCGCCGCCCGCGCACATCGAGGACATGTACGCCGCCAGCATCCACGGGCGGACGGCCGCGGACTCGCTGAAGGTGGTGCCCTCCAAGAAGCACCTGGGCGACCTGTAG